A DNA window from Vigna angularis cultivar LongXiaoDou No.4 chromosome 1, ASM1680809v1, whole genome shotgun sequence contains the following coding sequences:
- the LOC108322708 gene encoding probable polyamine oxidase 5: MAVKKARIVIVGAGMAGITAANRLHSVSASKNLFEVCVVEGGNRIGGRINTSEFGGDRIEMGATWIHGIEGSPIHKIAQQIHALESDQPWECMDGNDNKATTIAEGGFVLNPSFVHPITELFNNLMDHAQGRMSTATTKGESGILSIGSFLRQGLDAYWGSSKEEKELKGFGKWSRKLLDEAIFAMHENTQRTCTSVADLLTLDYDAESEYQMFPGEEITIGKGYSSIIESLASVLPPGSVKLGRKVTRIEWQPERHEAMNMENGTRSRPVVLHFSDGSVMSADHVIVTVSLGVLKASIRDDDSGMSMFHPPLPSFKAEAISRLGFGVVNKLFMQLSPPHGTRDEHSRGFPFLQMVFHSPNSELRQKKIPWWMRRTATLCPIYNNSSVLLSWFAGEEALALESLKDEEIIKGVSDTVSCFLSHSVEFCNGNGNSEKHSQEYKVKFSKVLKSQWGTDPLFLGSYSHVAVGSSGDDFDKMAEPLPKCSSSSSHPSASPPLQILFAGEATHRTHYSTTHGAYFSGLREANRLIQHYSSC; encoded by the coding sequence ATGGCGGTGAAGAAGGCACGAATTGTGATCGTTGGAGCAGGAATGGCGGGCATCACTGCTGCCAACAGGCTTCACAGTGTGAGTGCCTCAAAGAACTTGTTTGAGGTGTGTGTTGTGGAAGGTGGAAACAGGATTGGTGGGAGAATCAACACTTCAGAGTTTGGTGGTGACCGGATTGAGATGGGTGCTACTTGGATCCATGGAATTGAAGGAAGTCCAATTCACAAAATAGCTCAACAAATCCATGCACTTGAGTCTGACCAGCCTTGGGAGTGCATGGATGGGAACGACAACAAGGCTACCACCATTGCTGAAGGTGGCTTTGTGCTAAACCCTTCCTTTGTTCACCCCATCACCGAGCTTTTCAACAATCTCATGGACCATGCTCAGGGAAGGATGtcaacagcaacaaccaaggGTGAGAGCGGAATCCTCAGTATCGGTTCTTTTCTCAGACAAGGCCTCGATGCTTATTGGGGTTCATCAAAAGAGGAAAAGGAGCTCAAAGGGTTCGGAAAGTGGAGTAGGAAGTTGCTTGATGAAGCAATCTTTGCCATGCATGAGAACACGCAGAGGACTTGTACATCTGTTGCTGACTTGTTGACTTTGGATTATGACGCAGAAAGTGAATACCAGATGTTCCCGGGGGAAGAAATCACAATTGGTAAAGGCTACTCAAGCATAATCGAATCGTTAGCATCTGTGCTACCACCTGGTTCGGTTAAGTTGGGAAGAAAAGTCACAAGAATCGAATGGCAACCCGAGAGACACGAGGCGATGAATATGGAAAATGGAACACGTTCTAGGCCCGTGGTGCTACATTTCTCTGATGGCTCTGTTATGTCTGCGGATCACGTCATTGTCACGGTTTCACTGGGAGTGTTGAAGGCTTCTATCCGTGATGATGATTCAGGTATGTCAATGTTCCATCCCCCTCTACCATCCTTTAAGGCTGAGGCTATTTCAAGGCTTGGTTTTGGTGTTGTTAATAAGTTGTTCATGCAATTGAGTCCTCCTCATGGAACAAGAGACGAGCACTCCAGAGGGTTCCCCTTCTTGCAAATGGTTTTCCATTCACCTAACTCTGAGTTGAGGCAGAAGAAAATACCCTGGTGGATGAGAAGGACTGCTACTCTTTGTCCTATCTACAACAATTCTAGTGTCCTCTTATCTTGGTTTGCTGGGGAAGAAGCTCTGGCACTCGAGTCACTCAAAGATGAAGAGATCATTAAAGGGGTTTCGGACACAGTTTCATGTTTCCTGTCACATTCAGTTGAGTTTTGCAACGGGAATGGGAATTCTGAAAAGCACTCCCAAGAATATAAGGTAAAATTCAGTAAAGTGTTGAAGAGCCAATGGGGAACAGATCCTTTATTTTTAGGCTCATACAGTCATGTGGCAGTTGGATCAAGTGgagatgattttgataaaatGGCAGAACCTTTGCCAAaatgcagcagcagcagcagtcACCCTTCTGCTTCACCACCACTTCAAATCTTGTTTGCAGGGGAAGCAACCCACAGAACCCACTATTCCACAACTCATGGAGCTTACTTCAGTGGTCTTAGGGAAGCCAATAGGCTTATTCAACATTATTCATCATGTTAA